In the Colletotrichum lupini chromosome 4, complete sequence genome, CAAGTAGTGGCATACCCCTGAGGACCATTGGGGGTGTTCCTAGACGCAGACCAGAACAATTGCCACCCTGGTCACCTGGAATGCTATTCTGATTGCAGATAATGTTGATCAATTCCAAAGCTTTCTCTGCTACAGCTGCATCGATCTTGCGGGGTCTCAAGTCGATGATGACCATGTGGGTGTCTGTCCCACCCCCGACGATGGTGTATCCAAGCTCGATGAGTGAAGCTGCGAGCATGCGGGAAGCCTCGACAACCTGCCTCTGTTGCTCTCGATAGACCGATGATTGCGATTGCCGCAACGCTACTGAGATTGCAAGAACGACACTGTAGTCGCGCGCGGCTTGATAACGAGGGAAAACGGTGCTGTTAATTTTGTCTTTCATCCAACTTCTGTAAAAGATGATTGCCCCTTTGGGCCCACAGAAAGACTTGTATGTTGTTGTCGTGACAACGTGGCAGTGTGGAAAAGGCGACGGGATTGCGCGACCGGCGACCAGTCCGCAGAAATGAGCCATATCACAGTGAAGCAGAGCGCCGACATCATCGGCAATCTTCCGCATGGTCTCGTAGTCTATCAAGCGACTGTAGGATGACCCACCCACGGTGATGATCTTCGGTTTATGCTGCTGTGCCAACTCGTGGAGCCCGTCGTAGTCAATGATCCCGGTTTCGAGATTGACATGGTACGCTACTGCGTTGAACTTAAAGGCACTCTCCGAAACCTTGCGTTTTGACGTTTGATGCCCATGAGAAAGGTGGCCACCATGTGAAAGGTCCATGTGGAAAAGTGTGTCGCCTGGCTCCAAAAGAGCGGTGTAGGTGTACAGATTAGCCAATGAACCAGAGAACGCTAATACAAGTCAGCTTGTTGTCAGTCGGAATCATGGTTCTGAGATTTTCTGAAACCTATCGTACCCTGAACATTTACGCCCCATGTCTCTGCTGACAGGTCAAATGTCTCCAGAGCACGTCGCCAGCAGAGCTCTTCAATTTCATTGACTATGTGTCTTCCACTATGATAACGACGATCTGGGTAACCCTCAGAGGCTGTTGTCTAACGTTAGAGCATTTATCACACAACATTCAAACAACTCAGTTGGGTCATGTGGTGCACAGAAAGTCCTTTTCTTACGCGGCAACGGTGCACCCAAAGCTTCGCGGACCGCGAGTGTCATGTAACTTTCAGGTGCGCTGAGATTGAGCGAGTTCATGTCTCGTGACATTTCCTAAGCATAGATTTCTGTCAGAAATCTTTCAGATCAGCACAAAGGGGTTCGGATAATGGCCCACTCGTCGTAGCAGCAAGGCTCCCTCCGGATCAGCCTGGCGTAAGTGCTGGAAGCGGTTCATCTGTACGGTTCACTCTGTTCAGCGCCTGGGTACGCAAGAGGGGAGCGTCTGAAATGCTCACATCTATGCCAGTATCCGTATAAGAACTACCAGTGAAATGGCTGTTAGCACGGCCATTGGCATGACTCT is a window encoding:
- a CDS encoding serine hydroxymethyltransferase, mitochondrial; protein product: MEGLIVYCLIYPALAAHPVSLWLDFDDVQLLGQAPRSLLRNLQEWPGCSRDQGELQSVRVHSIILIRQEIKAMKACAYIFSFLDLSATFDYLHCYSQIPANRPTFSMNRDSQLASPQSHANGRANSHFTGSSYTDTGIDMNRFQHLRQADPEGALLLRREMSRDMNSLNLSAPESYMTLAVREALGAPLPPSEGYPDRRYHSGRHIVNEIEELCWRRALETFDLSAETWGVNVQAFSGSLANLYTYTALLEPGDTLFHMDLSHGGHLSHGHQTSKRKVSESAFKFNAVAYHVNLETGIIDYDGLHELAQQHKPKIITVGGSSYSRLIDYETMRKIADDVGALLHCDMAHFCGLVAGRAIPSPFPHCHVVTTTTYKSFCGPKGAIIFYRSWMKDKINSTVFPRYQAARDYSVVLAISVALRQSQSSVYREQQRQVVEASRMLAASLIELGYTIVGGGTDTHMVIIDLRPRKIDAAVAEKALELINIICNQNSIPGDQGGNCSGLRLGTPPMVLRGMPLLAFNKAAVLIHQALEITHKIQAEMVPCQQTSACSRQSRRVRILEQFVAIAQKHSMIEDLKSQVAFIVSAHPPPWHERSS